A genomic stretch from Caballeronia sp. LZ062 includes:
- a CDS encoding aromatic ring-hydroxylating dioxygenase subunit alpha, translating into MNTNQKDDIESTLQRGLQNLWYPICPSSFVKQEPVSLRRLGRKLVFWRDTDGTPYALEDHCPHRGAPLSRGVVLGDRIQCGYHGVHVRCDGVVTSVPGSPGCKLEGSRGARSFHVQERAGALWLYNSATNIDEAPPLVLPEELTGDAFSSFLCYTEWKGDYRYVLDNVMDPMHGAYLHKQSHSMSEGDISATFTIRDTDRGFVFEKVGQRDVNFDWTEWADTGTHWMRLEIPYPKTGGPGGNFIIIGSYTPIAPNLAAVFHWRCRKVEGWQRDTWRFLYRNRLEARHWAVLEQDREILEFMEPDANKNEHLYQHDMGIVRLRRHLKNLAKAQIEGEAAR; encoded by the coding sequence ATGAATACGAATCAGAAAGACGACATCGAAAGCACGCTGCAACGCGGCTTGCAGAACCTGTGGTACCCCATTTGCCCGTCATCGTTCGTGAAGCAGGAGCCGGTGTCGCTGCGCCGGCTCGGCCGCAAGCTCGTATTCTGGCGCGATACCGACGGCACGCCGTATGCGCTCGAAGACCATTGTCCGCATCGCGGCGCCCCGCTTTCTCGCGGCGTCGTGCTGGGCGATCGCATTCAGTGCGGCTACCACGGCGTGCATGTGCGCTGCGACGGCGTCGTCACCTCGGTGCCGGGCAGCCCCGGCTGCAAGCTCGAAGGCTCGCGCGGCGCGCGTTCGTTCCATGTCCAGGAGCGCGCCGGCGCGCTGTGGCTGTACAACTCGGCGACCAACATCGACGAAGCGCCGCCGCTCGTGCTGCCCGAAGAGCTGACGGGCGACGCGTTCTCTTCCTTCCTGTGCTACACGGAATGGAAGGGCGATTATCGCTATGTGCTCGACAACGTGATGGACCCGATGCACGGCGCTTACCTTCACAAGCAGTCGCATTCCATGTCCGAAGGCGACATCAGCGCGACCTTCACCATCCGTGATACCGACCGCGGTTTCGTCTTCGAGAAGGTCGGTCAGCGCGACGTGAACTTCGACTGGACCGAATGGGCCGATACGGGCACGCACTGGATGCGCCTTGAGATCCCGTATCCGAAGACGGGCGGTCCCGGCGGCAACTTCATCATCATCGGCAGCTATACGCCGATTGCGCCGAATCTCGCGGCCGTGTTTCACTGGCGTTGCCGCAAGGTCGAAGGCTGGCAGCGCGATACGTGGCGCTTCCTGTATCGCAATCGTCTGGAAGCGCGTCACTGGGCCGTGCTCGAACAGGATCGCGAGATCCTCGAGTTCATGGAGCCGGATGCGAACAAGAACGAACATTTGTATCAGCACGATATGGGCATCGTGAGATTGCGCCGTCATCTGAAGAACCTCGCGAAGGCGCAGATCGAAGGCGAGGCGGCGCGATGA
- a CDS encoding RidA family protein has protein sequence MTTVARVHCEQVPDAPHATWSNALVIGNEIVMSGMTAHPADGLSTYDQTMRVLEKIRALVETAGGDTGCITKLVVYVTDIADKTEVGRARKAFFDEHVQAGGAYPCSTLVEVSGLVFPELRVEIEACARLDIARRAAK, from the coding sequence ATGACGACCGTTGCGCGCGTGCACTGCGAGCAGGTTCCCGACGCGCCGCACGCGACATGGAGCAACGCGCTCGTCATCGGCAACGAAATAGTGATGTCGGGCATGACCGCGCATCCGGCGGACGGGTTGTCCACTTACGATCAGACGATGCGCGTGCTGGAGAAAATCCGCGCGCTCGTCGAGACGGCGGGCGGCGACACCGGCTGCATCACGAAGCTCGTGGTCTATGTCACCGATATCGCCGACAAGACGGAAGTCGGACGCGCGCGCAAAGCATTTTTCGACGAGCACGTGCAAGCGGGCGGCGCGTATCCGTGTTCGACCCTCGTCGAAGTATCGGGTCTCGTGTTTCCGGAACTGCGCGTGGAGATCGAAGCGTGCGCGCGGCTGGATATCGCGAGGCGCGCGGCCAAGTAG
- a CDS encoding PDR/VanB family oxidoreductase, translated as MSNSPSMTALVRTLRHEAPGIMSIELVPPRGERFPGFEPGAHIDLHLSSGLLRSYSLLNPCGETDRYVVGVQIDKKGRGGSRFIHDNFRVGMSVQLSAPRNLFSLDENAGHSVLIAGGIGVTPILCMYRRLIELGRPVQMLYCARSAEHAAFIDELRALGGKLDVHFDDENDRRPADLKAYLSQVPADAHVYCCGPAPMLDAFDAACEAVGITNRHIERFQAVPQAAPALNHGYSVELARSKKLIDVAPGATLLDSLLEAGVEVEHSCMEGICGSCETRVLGGCPDHRDSVLSASERATNQVMMVCVSGCKGEKLVLDL; from the coding sequence ATGAGCAATTCACCCAGCATGACAGCCCTCGTTCGCACGTTGCGTCACGAGGCGCCGGGCATCATGAGCATCGAACTGGTGCCGCCGCGCGGCGAACGTTTTCCCGGCTTCGAGCCGGGCGCGCATATCGACCTGCATCTGTCGAGCGGACTCTTGCGCAGCTATTCGCTGCTCAATCCGTGCGGCGAGACGGACCGCTATGTGGTCGGCGTGCAGATCGACAAGAAAGGGCGGGGCGGTTCGCGCTTCATCCACGACAACTTCCGCGTGGGCATGAGCGTGCAGTTGTCGGCGCCGCGCAATCTGTTTTCGCTCGATGAAAACGCCGGGCATAGCGTGCTGATCGCGGGCGGTATCGGCGTGACGCCGATCCTGTGCATGTATCGGCGCCTGATCGAACTCGGGCGGCCGGTGCAGATGCTGTACTGCGCGCGCAGTGCCGAGCACGCGGCGTTCATCGACGAACTGCGGGCGCTCGGCGGCAAGCTGGACGTGCATTTCGACGACGAGAACGACCGCCGCCCCGCCGATCTGAAAGCGTATTTGTCGCAGGTTCCCGCCGATGCGCACGTCTACTGCTGCGGCCCCGCGCCGATGCTCGACGCCTTCGATGCAGCGTGCGAAGCGGTCGGCATCACGAACCGGCATATCGAACGGTTTCAGGCCGTCCCGCAGGCCGCGCCTGCCCTGAATCACGGCTACAGCGTGGAACTGGCGCGCAGCAAGAAGCTGATCGACGTGGCGCCCGGCGCGACATTGCTCGACTCATTGCTCGAAGCAGGCGTGGAAGTCGAGCATAGCTGCATGGAAGGCATCTGCGGTTCGTGCGAAACGCGAGTGCTGGGCGGCTGCCCGGACCATCGCGATTCCGTGCTGAGCGCATCCGAACGCGCGACGAATCAGGTCATGATGGTATGCGTATCGGGTTGCAAGGGCGAGAAGCTCGTTCTCGATCTTTGA